The genomic stretch CCCTCTGGTCTGAAGCAAATTCTACACGCAGCTTATCCACAAATAGCTAGTCACGTGACATAGGAGTGGTGGTGTTGTGTGCATCATTCTCCTTCGTTCATGTGAAATATTATTAGTAGCAAGTGGGTCAGAAGTCTCTGCTGGGCCCCTTATTCACATGTCCCGAAAGTGTAAAAACTCCCGTGGGGACGTCTGCCAAAGCcaatataatagaaaaagaaCAATATGATACGTGTGTGTGAGTGGGTGAGACAAgggataaataataaataatataaatcttctCGGAGACAAAATTGCCTGTCATCGCTTTCGTTCGGCGGACCAATGTGGTGTTTCTTTTTAGCTTCTACTGCCAACATGTATTTTGTTAGcttcatatatttattgataCTTCTTTTATTAAGCAGTTGGTGAACTCATGATCGAAAGCAGTTGGTGaaaagaatttatattttttttttttggaattcttattatttttattttagaaaaataattattccttttaatttgaGATAAGTCATATTTATGTCGATTTTTACCGAGTGATTGAACACTCACTggaactgtttttttcttttttttttgccctttctattttatcataaaaagcaCTTTCTACTGCATGCGTCACAGATCACAATTCTGTTCACAACTACAAGTCAGAGTGAAAAACCAACGGTAATGTCAAATGGAGCTTTAAATTACTGCGGTATTTATCAACCGTGATGATGCTTCTTGGGGGTATTATGAGATAACTGTGTCCTTTATATAGTGTGTATGATTTTTCTTGTCTGCTGTCACATATATCCTTAAAGCATTTCTCACTATCAGGCAAACATAAGTTTCTTGGTTACATTCGATGCAAAGAAGCAATGCCACAGCTCTGTGATCTTGCAATTAATGTCAATGGTCAACAAACATTCTTTATCAATCAGGTAGTGCATATAATACTTTGTTAAGTAACCACTGctagttttctttcttctttgaaaCTTCAGGCAAGGTTTTCTGATTGAACTAGTTCTGATTGTTCATGGTTCGTTCTTGCAGAAAATTCTATCAGCATATTCAGAAAAGCTAAAGAAGATCGTCAGGcgagaaaagagaaaatcccAGATTAAGAATTCAATTATTGAAATTGATGACTTCCCCGGAGGCCCAGATGGGTTTGAGCTGGTTTCAAGATTCTGCTACAATCATGGCGAAATCAAAATCACAGTTTCAAATGTGGCTCTTCTCCATTTCTGTGCAGTATTTCTTGGCATGACCGAGAATGTATCCACGAGCAATCTCTTGAAGCAGACAGAGACATTTCTTGATGGAATGATTTACTGGTCTTGGCAAGATACAGTTTCCTGTCTCAAAAGCTGTGAGTTATTCCTTACAAATGCGGATTCATCTGGGCTTGTAGAAAAGCTCATTTTTTCACTACTGGGAAAGATTTCATATAACACAGATATTGCAACTCTTGCtgcttcctcttcttcctcttcatcatcttctgaAACTGCATCTAGGTTCAGGTTTTCTTCCCCGTCTAAAACCACTCCTGAGTCAACTAAGCCAGGTTCATCGAGCAAACAATGGTGGTTTGATGATCTGATCATATTACCTCCAATGATTATTGAAAAggtaataaaaaacatggggGCTTATGGAACTGACAACGATAGCTTAATCCTCACAAAATCCCTACTCCATTTCCTGAAAATGGCAGTACTTCAATGCAAAAGTGGAGCAAAAAGAGCTGCTCTGTATTCAAGATCAGCCTACGCTGGTCTTGCAGACACTGCTGTCCACGGGGTGATTTCTATGAGCTGTTCATTTTCTTGCAGAGGCCTGTTTTCAGTATTGAGGATTGTGTCTGGATTTGGTCTGAGCAAAGATTGCAGAGCTAAGCTGGAGATGTTGATAGGTGGGATGCTTGACCAAGCAACATTGGATGACTTGCTTGTCTCTGGCCATGATAGAGGTGTTTTTGATGTTAATCTGGTATTGAGATTGATGAGAATATTTGTTCATAGTGATTTGCTGTCCTCACAGAAGTTGAAGAAGGTTGGCACATTGATTGACAAGTACTTGTGTGAAATATCTCCCGATCAAAACCTTAAGGCCTCAAAAGTTCTAGGAGTTGCAGAAAGTTTACCAGATTCCGCAAGAGATAGCTTTGATGGGGTCTACAAAGCCATTGATATCTATCTTGAGGCAAGTATTTGCAAACCCTCATTTCCtcgttcttttttgtttctttcttatcCATGATGGCCAAATTATTGATAGTTCTGGATAAAGAGGAGAAAAATCAGTAAGAGTTAAACAACAAAGACAAATTTAACAGACAAGACAAAATCACCCACcaatatttatttcttcttcttcttagtttaatttaatttaatttaattatagctattgccttttttttaagtttctttcCCTTTAGCTGATCAGCCGGAGAGAACCACGGCACATTACCCTCTCATCAACATTGAAAAATGAATCTGATAACTTGTCATTTCTGGCCAGGCTCAGATACTAATGTGCcggtatttatatattttgtttaataaaatgcaatatatatttgttattttatcaaacTAGCACCGtttgattagttaaaaaaaaataaaaaaaaaatgtttagaaaATAGTAATATGTCTGACTCAACcgctattaaaaaaacattgttctaTTAACACTCACTATTAGATAATAGTGGTTGTATTAAGTAGCATAATACACctaaaaaatttacataaaataaaatctaattaaatcaCCATAACCAAAAGccaaacataaacataaattaCAATACCTCAAACCCATAATTGAAACAAGagctattttaatatttttttatttgttaattataatctcaaattaatgcttgtgtttttttaaacattatttttatttatttttatattttttaagttgttaatgaatgatttgaaattttaaacatCCTGTTCATATGTTAAGTAAAgatattaaatcatgtttttataaattaaatatgaaaatgcaTAATATATaagacaatttttaaaattaatatgaaaattaacaaaaataatattacaaaaattaagtagtaataataaaaaatcttaactagaaaaataccaaaaaaaaacaacaattaataaCCAACcaactcaaatatatataaactaattaatacaaaaaacatattttagtgttttttttttctcagaagtggtgaacatggaaaaaaaaaaagtttttataaatGCTTCGTAAAAGCGATTCAGAATCACTATCTTATTATGAATCTTAATCGTTAAAGaactcttattaaaaaaaaaacaatggtatTAAAACCACAattctaaattataatatttatttaaattgttattttaaatagtgATTTTTCAACTATTACTATTTTCAACAATGATTCtttataaactaattaatttttccaAAACTTTCCAAAACGGATCCATTCCCTGTTAACTTTATTGAAACTATGTTTGTTATATATATGTCTCACTACCAGACTGGGTGCAATGAACTATATCTGCAATGAAAGAAACATCTTACCAActagaaataatataataacactCCATTATTTCCGTGAAGGAATTTTTAACCAGTGGCTAAACGTGTTCTTTTCCATGATATGGACCAATGGTTGTCCAATCCAACATCAATGGATGCTAACTTATTTATGGCCCGGCCGACAACATATAAGGTTGTGCATCTTCTTCCCTTTTACCTCTATaaatcttttgtttcttctccttttcaagTCCGTGACACTCACGGCAACTCATTCTGCTACCACCACCGTCTTTTGTCATCTATTTAAACAGACAAAAACCTGCAGAGCTTCTTCAAATAATGTATGCAAAGGGCCATGCAGTTCATAGTCTAACGTTCAGGGAAGTACTGGAAATGTTTGCCTGGATCATTACGGAACACAAGTTCCTTACTTAATGCCAAATTTATGTTCTTGAGGTAGAATGTGTGCATTGAACCTGATATGGCCTACTGATTTGCTTTCTTGTCCACAGAGTTTCTTACTATCCTTTTACTTCAAAGCTTTGTTGGCTAACAAATAATCCCAAGAATCTGTTTTCAGTATTAGCGATGCTAATTCTACAGAAAAAATTCCTTgcaaaatattctttaaaatatcgCCATCCATTTAATGAGAGAGTCCCCGCTAATAAGCCTCACAAATCTAATGGTTGAAATTCTTTGAAAAATGACTTCCGTACGTAAAATCAACTTTGTGAAGGTATAGATTAGATTTTCCAATCGTATAATTATCAATGATCTTCAATGCATTCTATTTGTGGATATTTGCAGTCTCACCCAACACTCCCATTTGCGGAGCGATCAAGATTATGCAGATGCCTTAACTACGAGAAGATGAGTCTTGAAGCATGCAAAGACCTTGCCAAGAATCCAAGAATCCCTCCAGATGTTGCAGTTGAAGCACTCAAGCTACAACATTCTAAAATATCAAAAGGTGAGTACTCTGTCCGTGTCAAAGACTTGAAGGGTCCAAGCATGATCAATTCCTCCGGGATGGTCTTGTACAATGGCGATGTTGAGAGTCTTTCACCGGAGAACCAAGACACGAGGATGAACATGCAATGGAGGGTCATGGAGTTGGAGAAGGCATGCAGGGAGATGAGGCGTCGGATGCCAAAGTTGGTCGGTCATGATGTCAATGTCATGAGGGGTACTACCCCTTATTATAGCCGATCGCCATTGCCTAAACTCTGTTAAACTTCTCCTTTTCTCTCACAAAATTTATATCCAGTCGTTTACGTTTTTCTGGTGAAAGTAAGACCAAGGATACATGTATATCATGCGCCGATATCAATTAAAGACTCTAATCACTCTCACAAAATCTAAGCTTGAGGGATTATTTGTGAATATTTAGTGATTGTAGCAAAGTTTTGTATTGTTAATGCTGTTGATATTTCTACGTAACTGCAATTTTATATTCCAGGTTCTTGGATCACATTCGCAGATAGACTTTGTACCTGGCTAAATTTTTATGAAAGGAAGTTGCAATAAGTACCATAAAACTCAAGAGAagcttgaaatttattttgtgattgATTAGTGGAGTAATTAGAgctttaataatatataacttCCGTATATTTCGATTAATTCtacaaatcttaaaattaatgattatataaactattaatgattctaaaatttatagaacTTGAACTAGAGAGTTTGCCCTATGATATTTTATCAAGCTGTTATGTAACCCATGAATTGGTTTTGGCTTTGGGGTGATGGTAGGGTGTAGTTTTAACCCATGCAAGGGAATTCATAAATTACACAACACAGAAAAAGGATTCTCGACATGGAAACAGGCGAGTGTCTTCGCTTTCTGGCATTTGATTCGATTCGCTCTTGGATGTCCTTATCGATACATTCCCTGCACGGTAAGgtcacgagaaaaaaaaaaaaaaaaagttttatttctttattttggtaATTATGGAAAGATACATGCAAACAGAAACCTCCCTCCTCCAGTGCTATGTTCTGGCACTAATCGGATGGTTTTCGAAAACAGTTGCTTAGCAAGTTCCTGGTGGCGGCTCGTCgttctatatatttttaccattttatttatttatttggttattttttgtatatcaCTAGTATATTAGATTGTCACGCTTCACGAcagatgaatattatttttatttttaaatgtaatttttttttaataatgtttagcCGTCAAAGTTTGCCATGATTATCATACCTAAAGTACTCTTAAATATCACAAACATATATGATTTgacaaacaacaaataaaaagatatttatacactttaattgttagaaaaaaaaattataaatatttacaacaatCCAACTATTATTTGTTTACATACATTATATCATGtgaaaaataacttgatttaaccataaaaaaaagtgaagcaCGCACATCTTTGATATTACAAGTATCAACCCACTCGtcattaaaaaaacccaaagaaatatctcataaaaaataaaaaaataaaataaaattactatcaTAACTAACGATAAAATATGTCTTGATTTAACATTAACTTTTGTTATAATATTAGCAAAGGCAAATCATATCGTGAATATTGGTGATCCCGTAATTAGACCTGTGATTAACACGCACCGACATCGGAAACGAAGCACCTAATTAATATCGTCCCGCAACTTCCCatgtccaaaaataaataaaaagttccAACAGCAAGCAGGATAGCCGTTTagtgaagttttgaaaataaaaataaaaataaaaacataactatttgttttgaatttttttattgagaaaaaaaggatcaaaatttatttaactctaACTAAACTTGAGCTGGTTTTTTAATCCAtgaacttgaatatttttttttttagctgtccgggccagcttgcgttGATGGCTCAATGAATAaagcccagtgagcatgtaagacacCGCGGGGATTACACAAGTAGCTTAAACCTGATGGAGGAAtgaaacaagtcccttcaatcAGCCACaataaacttgaatatttcttttaattaataaacactTAGTAGTAATTAGACCGCCAACAATTATGAATATaacaatatcataaaattatgatttaccaagttaaaattaaaaaaaaaagggtgccCAGAGAATAatagtataaaaatttattttttatattagtatatcaaaacaatctaaaactaaatataaaaactaatttaaaattaattttttaaaaaaatataaaattacattgtaaTATCAAACAAAACACAAGAGCGTTGAACCAGTCTATGCTTAGCTTATAAGTTGAACGCAGACCATCTAGTTCTGATCTGTTCCAGTCTTTCAAAAACATGactgaataaataaaaaaacacatcaattgATTAAGATAATTGACAACCTTTTCCAATGGAAGAATAGTCAATTTGACGTCTTCAAAATGATCTCCAATCCTACATGGACACACACATTCATAATTTTGCCTACACCAAAATTGGATGACCTTCATTGGATCGTAGAAGCAGAAGATTATTATTGtgctttcaaaataatataagaaaattcCCTCTACACACACGCTATACCGTGAAATTCTATACCACGTCATTTtcgtttttaagttttaaaactgtttttttttttttaatatttttttatattttaaattaatattttttaattattttaatgtttaacaTTACTTATTAACATTCATACTTTGTATtcgttaattataatttaattttaatacaattcTCCCTATGTATGATTTATTACTTAATTCATATCTCAcacttccttttttgttttttttttttttccttttcttaattaGATGCGTACCCTTTTGTTTAATCTCTTAAAACAAAACACGCAGAGAACGACAAGCCGACAACCCTTGCTTACaaataacaaattcaaaattatccCCGGGACAAGACCGtaaattagggttttgttttattattataatgtcaagggtctttctttctttctattgtaTCTGTTCTGCACCGCGTCGAAAGTAAAAGAAGGAGCGTGCAGCGACCTCGTCAACTACCTACGGCGGCACCAGCCTCCGTCTTTTATTCCTCTACCGCCCTTTCCATATACATAATAAaatcacagccaccatttctcacctgtgcttattttttctattccaTTCTTCTCATCAACAATGTTTCTGACTGAGAAACCCAATTATACCTCCTTCTTCGATTCTTTTaacaaacagaagaagaagaaggaggagttCGACCTTATCTCTCAGTCCTTCGACGAATCCATTCTTCGTCGCCTCAATACTTTATGTAATTCCCGCTCTTCTGTTACTATCAATTTCTCCTGGCTCTCCTCGGCCCTCGCTTTTCTCTCCTTCACACATAACCAAGCCATAACCCTACTTTCCAACCCCAAGCTCACCGATTCTTTGAATTTTTACTTGGATGACAGTGTCAAGCTCCTCGATATCTGCAACTCCATCGCTTCGGAGATTGAACGCTTACGCCATCGCCGGCTTCTCCTCAAACTTGCACTTCACCTATTTaacgacaacaacaacagtgAAGATGCAGAGAAACTAAGAAGAGCTAGGGCTTCGCTGACTGATTGGATAATAATCTCAAGGGACCCAGATATGAAAGCAGCAAGAATTTGGAGCATCTGGTCATAGATTTGGCTTTCATGCTTAAGGAGGTTCCACGTGGAAAAGATCTCATCCGATGAAAGGATTGTCCGCCGCACGATCCACTCCGTTGGGTTGGTAACGGTGTTTGTCGCGGGAGTTGTGGTCGCGGCGTTGCGTGGATCGACGGAGTTAGGTGTTGCCGTTAGAGCGCCGTCCGAGTTTTTGTGGGCTGACTCGTTCAATATTCTCAACTCAGCGATCTCTCGGCCGGGCAAAAAGAGGCATCTACTCGAGGAGCTAGATGACGTGGAAGCACGTCTCAGGGAAGTGATCGGCGTCATGGATGACGCAGGCGGAGAAAAAGGGGAGAGCCTAAACGGTGCCGTCAAGGAGCTGGAGAGGGTGACGGAGACATTAGGAGAGGGATTAGAGAGGTTGAGTAACGGCGTGAATGAAGTGTTCAATACGGTTATGAGCAGTAGAAAGGAGATGCTGGAGAGACTGAGAGCGGGTCAACAAAAGCAACAGACAATGTAATGCTAAAAAGCAAAGGAAGCCCGCCAGATAAGAATACATAGAAAGAaagcattgttttattttactgAGAAAAAAGTCCACCGTGCGCGTGCTCTTGCTTGCTTTATAATCTTGTCCTTGTAAACGTGCACAGTTAATGAAAGAGAATTATTGCTAATTGGAATTTGATCAAAGCAAAGCTTCTATCAATAATGCTTGTTGTCATATCATGCGATCCTGGATAAAGATTCTGCCGCCGCAAGCCTTTCTAGAGTTTGAAATCTCAAAGCTTTTGTCGATCATTTCGATAGATCATCACTCGTGATATAATTTCACCAATTCAATGTTTCTCGTCTGTCAATATTTTTACTCTCGAATAGAAAAAACAAGGGTAAGTTTGGCAAGATGGCGGCACCAGTGCTGTGATCATCCTCGTTAATTATAGAACAGAGTGCTTTACTCGAAGACACGATTTTGCTCAAGAAAAGGTATTCCTTTATCACCAAGCATCTACCAAACTACAAAAGCAGAGACAAGAAGCTCGAGGGTTTGGTGTGTCTCTTTTGAATCCTCACTACCCGTACGAGCATAGGCTAAATTCCTGACTAAATCCAAGACGTTAAATTCTACAAAAACTTGCTATCGTTATAGGATTTACTTGTTCAATCAGAAAGGGCTAGAGAGAGAACGAGAAGCTTTAATTAACTTAATGAAGTAGAGGTGACAACATTGGTCTCTTTCCTAGGGCAGTTTGCTTTCCGAAGAAAGCAAGTCCAGTCCAGCTCTAAAATAGAGAGTTCTGAAACAAAAGCAAAGGCAACATGCAGCGAGAATACTGTCGATATAAATCAGTTGGTGTTCCATATATTTTAAGTTT from Populus alba chromosome 8, ASM523922v2, whole genome shotgun sequence encodes the following:
- the LOC118033540 gene encoding BTB/POZ domain-containing protein At1g50280, whose protein sequence is MPQLCDLAINVNGQQTFFINQKILSAYSEKLKKIVRREKRKSQIKNSIIEIDDFPGGPDGFELVSRFCYNHGEIKITVSNVALLHFCAVFLGMTENVSTSNLLKQTETFLDGMIYWSWQDTVSCLKSCELFLTNADSSGLVEKLIFSLLGKISYNTDIATLAASSSSSSSSSETASRFRFSSPSKTTPESTKPGSSSKQWWFDDLIILPPMIIEKVIKNMGAYGTDNDSLILTKSLLHFLKMAVLQCKSGAKRAALYSRSAYAGLADTAVHGVISMSCSFSCRGLFSVLRIVSGFGLSKDCRAKLEMLIGGMLDQATLDDLLVSGHDRGVFDVNLVLRLMRIFVHSDLLSSQKLKKVGTLIDKYLCEISPDQNLKASKVLGVAESLPDSARDSFDGVYKAIDIYLESHPTLPFAERSRLCRCLNYEKMSLEACKDLAKNPRIPPDVAVEALKLQHSKISKGEYSVRVKDLKGPSMINSSGMVLYNGDVESLSPENQDTRMNMQWRVMELEKACREMRRRMPKLVGHDVNVMRGTTPYYSRSPLPKLC